The genomic region gaacaaatagattgttcccagagtgctgtatcaaggcacctcagtgggaagtctgtgggaaggaaaaagtgtggcagaaaacactgcacaactagaagaggtgaccggaccctgaggaagattgtggagaaggtccgattccagaccttgggggacctgcggaagcagtggactgagtctgaagtagaaacatccagagccactgtgcacaggcgtgtgcaggaaatgggctacaggtgccgcattccccaggtcaagccacttttgaaccagaaacagcggcagaagcgcctgacctgggctacagagaagcagcactggactgttgctcagtggtccaaagtacttttttttggatgaaagcaaattctgcatgtcattcggaaatcaagatgccagagtctggaggaagactggggagaaggaaatgccaaaatgtcagaagtccagtgtcaagtacccacagtcagtgatggtctggggtgccgtgtcagctgctggtgttggtccactgtgttttatcaagggcagggtcaatgcagctagctatcaggagattttggagcacttcatgcttccatctgctgaaaagctttatggagatgaagatttcatttttcagcacgacctggcacctgctcacagtgccaaaaccactggtaaatggtttactgaccatggtatcactgtgctcaattgacctgccaactctcctgacctgaaccccatagagaatctgtgggatattgtgaagagaacgttgagagactcaagacccaacactctggatgagctaaaggccgctatcaaagcatcctgggcctccataagacctcagcagtgccacaggctgattgcctccatgccacgccgcattgaagcagtcatttctgcaaaaggattcccgaccaagtattgagtgcataactgtacatgattatttgaaggttgacgtttttttgtattaaaaacacttttcttttattggtcggattaaatatgctaattttgtgagataggaattttgggttttcatgagctgtatgccaaaatcatccgtattaagacaataaaagacctgaaatatttcagttagtgtgcaatgaatctaaaatatatgaatgttaaattttcatcattacattatggaaaataatgaactttatcacaatatgctaatattttgagaaggacctgtatactccaAGCAGCAAACAGCTTTACCATCTTTTCTTCATCTTTgcttattaaataattaaaatgtggtTGACCaccatttttaacaaaaacttgTAATCAACATTTACCTCTCAAAATATGGATTTAGTCATTTATACACCATACGGTCAGACGTTGGATGAAAATTACATCCTTTGTTGACACTATTTGATGAAAAAGTTACTTTATGTTGGCTTTGCCTCCACAGGTACGACACAGACACGATGCCGACATTCCCGACAAACACACGCCACAGAGATACTTAGCAGAGCTTTCCGAAGGCTCAGATGAATCTTCTGAGGAGTCTTCCGAGGAGGAGactgaggaagaggaagaagaagaagaagaagaaattgcTCATGTTACTGAAGCTGTCACCGTCCCCCCCTTGCTGGTTGTGACCACGGAGGCCATGGTGACCATCACCTCAGGAGACGGCAGCACGTTCGCCCCTGAACCCGACACAGCAAACACTGAAGCACCGGTGATCATGGTGCAGGAAACGACACCCGTGCCAGGCACGCTCGAGCCGGACATGCCTGTGACGGACATGACCGAGGATACAACCACATTAGATGTGATTT from Girardinichthys multiradiatus isolate DD_20200921_A chromosome 8, DD_fGirMul_XY1, whole genome shotgun sequence harbors:
- the LOC124872794 gene encoding FK506-binding protein 5-like, with translation MGLLKTTLIVVVLLTTTAAKPVRHRHDADIPDKHTPQRYLAELSEGSDESSEESSEEETEEEEEEEEEEIAHVTEAVTVPPLLVVTTEAMVTITSGDGSTFAPEPDTANTEAPVIMVQETTPVPGTLEPDMPVTDMTEDTTTLDVISTSVRNTAIRGDI